TGCAATTCTAGCGACACGTATAAACGATCTTCGGCCTCGGAATGATTTCGTTGACGAAGGAAAGCGAAAGAAGCGTGGTGGAAGTCGCCGAGGTGACCGACGCTCAGGACGATCCGTACGACGTGGAGAGATGCGCCCGTTGGGTCCGGACAAACGCCTTGAAACAGGTCTGGAAGATGCACGcgttttctgaaaaaaattcctcGCGCGTACCGTAGAATTGTAGTTGcagatctttttgaaaagAATCAGCAAATCGTTCCTTTTCGCGAATTAGAGACGCGGTAAAGAGTTGAGGTTGAGGTTATGTTATTAGCTTGCcagatctttctttttatgcaAGATGCATGATTTTATATCCACTGCAAGAATGCTGGATAAATAAAAAGCGACGCaacgataacgataattaCGTTGCTGGAGTTATTTATTGATGATAGATGAGATTAGGTTAATTGTAAGTTTATATCTGGAGGGGTTcaaaaccacagtggtgtaagtcaaatttttaaaaatattttctcgtgtgcgtagatgcaatctgtacaatacataaattgcatctatgcacacgagaaaatatttttaaaaatttgacttacactgTTGTTTTTATCCCTCCATCTGTACATGTATTTGATATGAGCAGTTTTGTAGCATaacttgataatttttttatataattatatataaatatattcatatatatttacatataaatacattatatattattatatattaatacatgtataattatattattaactgaATGTTTATGGGGTCGTAATGCTCTTTCGTGTATTGTAGGTATGCCTACAGTTTCCGGACAGCCTGCTACCGGATTCGGTGGAGGTTGCGCTACGTTTGGAGAAAAGCCTAGGGCGAAAGGTGTATATCTTAGGTGATACGACCTGCGGTAGCTGTTGCGTCGACGAGGTAACGGCGCAGCACGTCGACGCGGACGGCATAATACACTTCGGACACACTTGCCTCAGTCCCACCGCTCGCTTGCCGGTCTTTCACGTTTTGCCGAGGAAGCGATTGGACGCGACGGCACTCTGCGACGAGTTCGTGCGAATTTTTCCAGATTGCGGgaagaagattatatttttctacgaCGTGGCATACGCGCATGAGATTGGTAAATGTTTCAGATGTTGCTAGTGATTGAGAGAGCTGGCGATGGCGGATAAAGTAACGTAATGCACATTGTATGATTacagaaaatgtatataacgCATTGAAACCTGTATATAAACACTTAGTTTTgtctaaattaaattgtacgtCGAACGTGGAATATACCGATACGAGAGTAAGCTCGGCCTCAGTCGTCTTGGGTAGAGGTTACACCTTAGAAAATGGATATAACGTACAGGATTACGAAGGGTTCTTCTTGGGCGAGGGAGAAAAGACTCTCGCGTTATTAGCGATGAGTATACCCGTGAAAAGGTGGTACTGTTTCGCAAACGGTAAAATTAGCGAGTTTGAAGCGTTGAGCACACCATGGTTGAAGCGAAGGAGATTCCTGGTAGAGAAGCTGAGGGATGCCAGAGTTGTGGGAATTGTGGTGGCCACATTGGGCATTCAGGAATACCTGACGGCTATTAACACCGTGAAAAGAACCCtcaaacagaaaaataaaaagtcttATCTTCTCAGTGTAGGAAAGATAAATCCTGCCAAGCTCGCAAATTTTCCAGAGGTACGTTCAGCAGggtgcaataaaatatatttgacttgaatttaattttaatcttgctATACAATCATGTCGATAAATActtattcgatttttatttacagatcGACGCCTTTGTCGTGATAGCTTGCCCAGAGAACGAGGTATTCGACTCGAGAGACTTTTTTAAGCCTATGCTTACGGTGTACGAAGTTGAATTAGCATTTAACAGCGCGAGGGAGTTCTGTCCGCAATATTTCATGGATTTTCGACAAATATTACCCGGCGGCCCTCACTACGTCGACTTTAAGCCGTCAACGGACTCGGATGTTTCTCTCATTACTAGCAATGTCAGAAATTGCGAGGACGACACTTTATGTACAGATCAAATGAATGCTCTAACAGTCCGTTCCTCAGGTATATccaatttatttgaattaaaagaaatatcaaaacaATGAACAAGatagtaaaaattgaaattgcaaTCTTGAAATCGTACTTTTAATACGAAGTTATTTGATATCTTTTGCCGCATTAATTAGTTTCATGGAAGAGACATAATTGTCTCCACAAAGATCAAAGAGACTTACTTTTCTTGTAACTACACTGttaaagaattctttttatatgttcGAAGCgtcaaatgttttttttttttacatttttacatgtattttcTGTGCAAGCAGTTTAACAATTCAAAGCGATTTTATGTAATTAGACACTAGTAATAATACAGCAATTCTTTTACTAGGTACTGTTGCCATTGGCAAGGCGGGGGCTCAATATCTACAAGAAAGATCTTGGAAGGGTGCCGAACAGCGACTAGGCGAAGATCCTGTACAACCAGCGGAAGCTGGTCGCGTTGGATTAGCGTGGGAATATGCGAATGAACCTTTAAAAACAGATAAACGTGACGCACAAGCGGAATAAATATAGCGTTTCTAGATATAGAGTAATTTCATTCATTCCTTTCTCCTGCGATCTGAAAGTTCGAACCGAAAATCTAAACCCTCAAAAATTAACTAAGTATCAGGAatataatttccaaaaatttctaaaaccAAGATTTCGAACagcaagaatttaaattttcaaaaatcaataaaaaattgggATACAATTAAGAGTTGTactgaaaaatgaaaaagaaccAGCGACTCCAGAAATTcttagaatttttaagtccGCGTGTTTGAACTGCAAAAACTTGATGTTAATCTCGTCAAAAGTATCTGGAAAATATAATCAGTAGTTGGTAATGGTTGGTAATTAATAGAATTGATAAGGTGATGCAGATAAAAACTCCAAGTATTTCATTTTCTTGGAATTTAATTCTTGGAGTCGAcaactttatttcttatacatatatatctaccttttattttatcaacgGAGTGtaacgatataaaataaagaaagaaatgaggtggacaataaaaaagataactgTATTCTTATATGAGTAACTTTAGTAAGCAACATATTTTGGGGTACAAAATCTAGAAAGGGGCGTAATTTCCGTCGGCGAAAGATTATTatcaatgataattatttaacacaaGAGATTCGTACAAATGTCATTAGTGTCATTACACAGTCATTACAGATAATAATCTagggaatttttttttatattcgtaGGGACTGACGGCTGAGTCAGCTGATGATCTTGAACATTCTAATCCACTAGTCAAACGTCAGTTACTGAGCTCTAGCGAGACTGGCAtctcggtaaaaaaaaagaggagaaaaagagaaaaaactgCAAGCCGTCTTCTGCTACCTGCGAGATAGATGATGCTACACCGTTGAGAGATGACAACAATTCGAGCACGTTCTGTACCGTCGTGCAGGTGGAGCCTCGTCATCGGGATCTTGCTGCTGTGCGATGTGTCGCAACATGTGTCGCGCGGCGAGAACGCAGTTAACCTAAGCACCAGCGGGATCGTCACCGAGAACAGATCCGTCACCGCGGCCTCGGTGACGGACGCCTCGGCCGTACCGAGTGTCACAACGAATGTCAGCGTGTTATCACACGAGTTATCCAGCACCGTGCGACCCGCGATTGATACGAGTCAAGTCGTCAGTCGCAATGCTAGTTCAACCAGTTCAACCGCTAAACCACCAGCACCGACCTCTGCCGCGAGCACGGCGCGGCCGGAGGATGTCGCGAGCCACCGGACGACCGAGAAAAGCCCCGCGACGTCGCCGAGCCCCGACAGGAACACGACGGACGTTGTTCCCGTGCCGTCGCAGAGCCCGGCGGATGCCGCCAACTCGACCAATGTCACCGCGAGCAACGTCACCACGACCACCGTCGCTCCGGCGGAGCCGGTCCTCCCCGACAAGGGCTCCGCCGAGGAGGAGCACAACAGCTCCATGTCCATATTCTTCGTGCTGTGCGTCCTGGCGCTGGGCATACTGCTGATACACCTGATGCTGCAGACGAATTTCCAATACCTGCCCGAGTCGGTGGTGATCGTCTTCCTGGGCGCCGCGATCGGCATGATCATAAACCTCATGTCGCATCAGAACATAGCGAACTGGAGGAAGGAGGAGGCCTTCTCGCCGACCGCGTTCTTCCTGGTCCTACTACCGCCCATCATCTTCGAGTCCGGCTACAATCTGCACAAGGGAAACTTCTTTCAGAACATCGGCAGCATCATGGTGTTCGCCATCTTCGGGACGGCCATCTCCGCGTTCGTCATCGGCGCCGGGATATATCTGCTTGGTCTGGCACAAGTGGCGTACAAGCTCAGCTTCGTCGAGAGCTTCGCGTTCGGGTCGCTGATATCGGCGGTGGACCCGGTCGCCACGGTCGCGATCTTTCACGCCCTGGACGTCGATCCGGTCCTGAACATGTTGGTCTTTGGTGAATCGATTCTGAACGACGCCATCTCCATCGTGTTGACCACCTCCGTCCTGGAGTCCAACAACGCGGCGACGACCAGCGAGGCTATCATACTCGGCTTGAATCGGTTCTGCCTCATGTTCTTCGCGTCGGCGGGCATCGGCGTGGTGTTCGCTTTGATAAGCGCGTTGCTGTTGAAGCACGTAGACCTCAGGAAGAATCCGTCTTTAGAGTTTGGCATAATGTTAGTGTTCACATACGCCCCGTATGTTTTAGCGGAAGGCATACAGCTGTCAGGTAAGCGtttgtgataattttatacagtAAATTTCTCTGTTGTACAACTCTGTTATCgcttatatttgtttcatacTGATTCGTTGTTGCAGGAATTATGGCGATTCTGTTCAATGGAATAGTCATGTCGCACTACACGCATTTCAACTTGTCAACTGTTACGCAGATTACGATGCAACAGACTATGCGTACGTTAGCCTTCATTGCTGAGACCTGTGTCTTTGCTTATTTGGGATTAGCATTGTTTAGCTTTAGACATAGGGTAAGTGTATCGTATAATATGCCGAATATATACACTCCTCGAATCCTTTCGATTAAGTCTCTTTTTCCTGCCCGTAGTTCGAGCCAGCACTAGTCGTTTGGTCGGTGATCTTGTGCCTGATTGGAAGAGCCGCCAATATCTTTCCTTTGGCCTTGCTCGTGAATCGTTTCCGCGAGCATCAAATCACGAGGAAGATGATGTTCATCATGTGGTTCAGCGGCCTGCGCGGTGCCATATCATACGCGTTATCGCTTCATTTGGATTTCAGCGATGAAACGCGCCACGTTATTATAACGACGACGCTTATCATCGTATTGTTTACGACCTTGATATTCGGCGGGTCCACGATGCCTCTGCTGAAATTCTTGAGGGCCGAAAAGAAGCCGAAGAGCAACAgtaggaggaagaagaaggatAAGGAAGTTACATTGAGCAAAACGAGAGAATgggtaatttaaaaaattatataacacagATAACacgtacaaaaatttttatacacatatagatgatatattatttttttaatacaggGACAAACTATAGATTCTGAGCACTTGTCGGAACTCACGGAGGAGGAAATGGAAGTGTCCTTCTTGCAATCGCGAATTCGCGGTTTCGCGAGGTGGGatctgaaatttttcattccgTTCTTCACGAGACGATTCACGCAGCAGGAGCTGAAGGACTGCAAGTCGCAGATGACGGATTTGACGAATCAATGGTACCAAGCTATTAGAATCAGTCCAATAGAATCGGATGACGAGGCGACCACGGCATCGACCGCGCAATTAAATCTGAACATCACCGGAACAGCTAAGGGGCAACCGCCGCACGGGAAGGAGAAGAACGGACGTCCTAGACACGGGTCtatattaagtatttaatttattttgtgtgtgtggtgtgccCTTATGTGTGCTGAACTACGtgcttttaaattatattgccTACAAATGGGTgtatatacaagtatttattaacattagtATTAAATCTATAACAGTATAGATCTTTTCACATGAAGGAGAATTTTCTGTTTCATCAAAGCTGCAAATGTTGCCTTGTTCCATTGAGCTGAAGGAGAGCACTTACAATTTCCtctatttaaaattagtaCAGAATTTCTCTTTGACTTTAAATTCGCTTGTTGCTTAATATTAACTTACATACGTTTTATTAACGCACTTCATTGATACATAGggaatataaaatgttatctcCTATAATTCTCTAATTATTTCCATGATTTGTGAACAACCACATGGAAAGAGAAAATGGATAAGAGAGTTTGTGCACAGCAAACTCTATACAGCTACAATACGAGTGAAATTTTTCTAAGGTTGAATTGTCTCTACATCatattttcgtaatttatttgttttcgcCTAATATTTACACGTACCTGTATAATTGTAAGCATCGTTACATTATTGCTTATATAGTGAACAGCAGTGTATTGTCCAATATGCTTGCTTTATTCAAAGCAGCTTGGCAACGATGGTGATGGGCAGTAAATTGATTTCAGTTCCTAAAATATTAACAGAAATACTATTAATTTGCAGTGCTGAGGAGGATTGGTCTGATTAGTTCAACTTATTCCCACAAGTATATTTTTCCCCTGCGGATTAATCACTTGTTCCACGTGTAATTCTTTAATCGCGCAATACTTGTTGAATTCGATGAAGATTATTTATACGATCTGATACCTTCGTTGGTATTAGAGATGTGTACATACAACAGATTTCTATTTGTGTTACTCTTGTTATgcatatttgtaattattctaaaattaatattgtatgaaagtaaaattataataaccaGGAAACAACGAAGTCGGTCACAGTAATGTGCATAACGATAGTATaatgttgtatattttatcatttagcattattttatccaattatgtgataattattatttcaataagtAACAAGTTATTCGAACAGAATTCGCAAACGATTTAATTAGCGATAGTAAATTACTGAAATtgactgaaaaaaatttaaaacagtCCCTATTCATTATCATCTCTTTCACAGAATTGTCTAattgtatttgtaaaaaaaaatgtcatctGCGTTTTTACAACATCCCaatattcttcaatatttatagtacAAAATGGATTGTATTTTTGGTATCGCTAAATATGTCTGTACAGCGTGTTGAAggtattttgatttaaacaATCAGAAAATGTGagagattgaaattaaaaaaagatctgTTTCCtagttattaattatccgCGACGATGTTATTGCGAGAAGGGAATACGTATGCCGTCATGCGAATAGTTTACGAGCACGTGTTTCGTATCGTATCACTCGTGGGAGGGACTGCGTTATCTTGCTTCCTTGAGGCCGAGCGTTAACCCAGCGTGTTACGTTTTGTAGCTAGAAACCAGCTGGCGAAAGATAGCACGTCCTACGTTCCGCTGTAATGTGATTCGAgttgaattataatataaaatgatatttggcGGGCGACACGGATTTATCCTTGTAACTGGCGCGGTGTATCAACGAAAAAATTGCGAGACGAATTCTGTTCAAGTGTTCTCTTCGTCCACCGTCTGAAATACgcatatttagaaaaaaaaaaacgtgaacATATTGTACATTACACTTTGTACGACCGTAGTCACAGGGACAATAAAGGTGATATAATttgtgatatacatatataaataaactcaCGTGAGCGAATCCAGGTCTGCTGCTTTCTTACCCTTAATAAAGCGACGGATGACGAGTGAAAAAGagaagcatttttattttgttgcgaatttatttctcatatatATCGATCTCTCTCAGATGGGGGTGGGGTGGGGGCGGGGGGTACATTGGTTGTCtgtttttcattattctttGCGGCAGGGCACATAACGGAGGCAGCGTCTAAACATCAAATCCATTTATTCGTTCGATTCGTTAcggctatttttattatgctcTAGAGTTCTTAAATGCTTCGCACGGTTCGTTACATCGAGTGACTGGAGCACGAGACGTTAGTATACAATAGATCAGCGATGATTTATATACTCGCcgtcattttttttcccttccctCTTTCTCGCGAGCGTCAATCCGTCAAGGATACCTGAAAGGGAAGAGTGCACGACTTTGATTGTACGGTACGCTCAGACGAACGTGATTTAACACACCTTCGAACATTCATCGGTGCGGAAGGAAGCGTTTTCGTTGGAAAAGATCTATCAGGAATCCGTAGGAAAGGAACGGATTATACGGATTGCGCGATCCAGGAAAGGAATATGGTTCCACGATTTAAGTCGGAAGCGAGTGAGGTGAGAATCCTTCTCTCATTAATCTCcgtcaattttgaaaatcgaACGCAATTGTATAACATAAATGCCGAAACGGACGGAGATCCGTGCTTGAATGTGCGAAATTAATTCGCTCATTATTTGCAGAGAACCCAAATGACGCGCGTGTGTCGAGAGAGTGACGCCTCCCATTCCTTCGCACCTCGCAGACGTATTCGACGCGATCAGGCGGGACTAATTAAGTCAATCGAGCGTCTCGCTCCGGTCCTCTCGCGAGAGGATTCGATCGCCCGGCTGGTACAAAGGGCATATTTTTATCGCGCTAATCTGGGATATTGTCTAAGAGAGGAGCgcacgtcgacgacgacgacgacgacgacgacacaCCCGCCGTCCCTGACTCTTTCCCTGTCTCGATGCTCCAGCCCCGTTTTTCTCGCGAACGCATCGTCCGGGTTCAGTTCGCTGTAACTTGCATGTTTTGTCGGCTCGATGAACTTCTAAAGATGATCGTCACGTATCGCAAGCGCCTACACGCGCCTCTATCGATAGCTTTACAACCCTTTATTAAAACGTCCGTCGCGCGGCAGGACCTCGCGGGCCGGGCCTGCCGGCGACCCACAAATTGGCTAAGCATGCAGAGTTAAATGGCTCTCTATAACGCTACGAGACCAGTATGACTATGTACCAATCAGtgagataataatattatcgtaCGCCGACTTTTCGCGTCTCCCTTCCACCTTTTATCTCTCTTATTTcttcttcgcgcgcgcgcatcctAATATCTCCTCTATCGTTCTGATATATAATCGCTGTACATTTTAAACGTCGTGTGACCCGTTCGGAAGAAGGGTACCTCTGCCAATCCTTCCGCGGCTCGATCGCCGAGTGGGGGATCGTCTTTAATACGCAAACGCTTCTTCTAAAAATGTGCAAAACCCCGCGCGCTCCGGGTTTTACCCGCAATATTTACAGCAtctcgcgcgcgtcgcgcgcttacatgtaataaaacttGGTGTTTGATATAGCAAAGCTTTTTCTCTACTCTCTCCGTCCCTATATCAGTCGAAAAATTTCGCTCGTCGCTCGCGTCGCTCTCCCACGATTCAATTTCCAATTTCTTAAGATTAAGAGAGGAGAAACCGCGCGCGGAGTAAAATCCCTTCGACAAAGCGCACGCAAACTTATCGTCGACGTTTATTTTCGCTCCTCGATCAAGGCCACGTTCTTCCTCAGTCCTCCGCATTCGCACTTTAACGTCGGCGGTATATACCGACGCGCTCGGTTCGTTGAAGATTCGAACGGAGTTGCGGGAGTTTCTCCCGCAACGCGATTACGCGTCCTcgattataattaagaaaacgaCCGACGGCAATCGCGCAATGCAGTCTCCGCTATACGTTTAACGTCGTACAACTTTATTGCGTATCGTCGATCCTTTTCGGGGGACGAGAGGGCAATCGGTATCACGTCTCGCGACTTGGCCCTCGGCCCGCGCGAGAAAAGGAATCGAAAACTCGTCTGAGAAGCACATCGCACGTGCGTGAAGATATCACACCCCCCTCCGTCGCGCGGGGACTTGCGCTCCCTTATTTCTAAGTCGCGATATGATACCGGTTGCTCCGATCCCGAGATATAATTCACAAATATTGGTGTATCGTGTATCAACGCTCGAGTTCCTCGGCGCGATTAATATACCCCGATCGAAAACAAATCTGCTTCGCTCGgaacaagttttttttagaatCTACCCGATTGGAACATGAGTCCCTGCATGGTGCGTGTGTGcgaatttcaattatattggGTCCCTGTATTCATACACCATTTCCTCCCCTTTCGTCCGACTGATTTCCGATCATCCACGTCCGCGCGAATCTCCCTTACATTTATACACATTTGTGCGCGAGAGATCTCTCTATCGCGAAGGGGGGTGGGGAGGGatatctcttatttttctctccctttcttcgCTATCTACTTCgcgtaagtaaaattattccgCTCGGAAGTTGGAAAGGGGGCGACGGGGATGTCTCGTACATCAAGAGCTATACACAGTTCGCTATTATCGCTTTTGTTAATTTCCTTCTAACTATATCCTAACGCCAAGCAGCGCGAGTCACACCTATGTAATTATCGTTTCAATATATCCgtatgtttatatgtatatgtatgtatatatctatatttatatgtatagagaGTATACTAGaggtattaatatatatatgtatgatacatatgatatattaatatgagaTATAACATTATCTATGGTCACAATGCGAGCGATTTTCAACACGGCAACACGGTACTTGAGCTTCGGTTGATCTGATGACGATCGGGACGCGATTTCAATGCCTATACGCTGACTCGCGGTCGTCCAACAAAATCATTTAAGTCCAGTCAACGATCcgttattgataattatgtCGTATCGACGGGACCATACTCCTTAATTGCACGCTTCGTTCGATACCTATCTCTCTTAACCGGGGATGAAAACcgatagatatattaaataaaaaaatatatacacgtgtaattatacatatgtgatattcattatatatgtataatttcatTGAATTCAGCCCTACAAGCACGTAAGAATTACCTCGATTCTTGTTTGTGATATTCGCGTACGGATTTTCTTTTCGACATCAATTTCGACCTCGCTTCGtgaaataatatctaaataattaaacgctCAAACTTTTATCCTGTTTTCTCacgttatattaattgccaTTGAAGATGCCCGTAACAATGAAGCGTAGGTTtgattattctgtttattgaTGGAGGATTCTTCACGTGCCTATACAACTGAAAACTGAAACTCACCGGTTTTGATCCTCGGCTACACACGACAGATCCTTGGAATTTACATATCCTTATACTTGTTTTTCAGAAGAATTATGTGAGTTCCGAGAAAAGCTCGATGTGTTGATTTGATTAGAAGCGCGTTCTCTATCATGAATAACGAGGAATACTAATGGGAAAATTAAATCGAACCGCGATCGCTGCCTTCGTAATAATGGATTTAATTCATGGCTGAATTTAGTAGAACGGTGTCGAATATTATCCGTAATTATCCGCTAAAATTTAGCTATATACTGTACAGATTCGCCACGATCGCCGTCACTGGAGACCACACGATATTCACGAAAGAGTTCCTGCAGGGGAAACGATGATAAATAACGTGTTACAACCTAAAATGCATCAGGTTTTGTATTGCCGGGATAAAACAGCATATAAACGCATTCTTCCTCTACCTGATAATTGTAGCGCGGG
The Temnothorax longispinosus isolate EJ_2023e chromosome 7, Tlon_JGU_v1, whole genome shotgun sequence DNA segment above includes these coding regions:
- the Dph2 gene encoding 2-(3-amino-3-carboxypropyl)histidine synthase subunit 2; the protein is MISLTKESERSVVEVAEVTDAQDDPYDVERCARWVRTNALKQVCLQFPDSLLPDSVEVALRLEKSLGRKVYILGDTTCGSCCVDEVTAQHVDADGIIHFGHTCLSPTARLPVFHVLPRKRLDATALCDEFVRIFPDCGKKIIFFYDVAYAHEIENVYNALKPVYKHLVLSKLNCTSNVEYTDTRVSSASVVLGRGYTLENGYNVQDYEGFFLGEGEKTLALLAMSIPVKRWYCFANGKISEFEALSTPWLKRRRFLVEKLRDARVVGIVVATLGIQEYLTAINTVKRTLKQKNKKSYLLSVGKINPAKLANFPEIDAFVVIACPENEVFDSRDFFKPMLTVYEVELAFNSAREFCPQYFMDFRQILPGGPHYVDFKPSTDSDVSLITSNVRNCEDDTLCTDQMNALTVRSSGTVAIGKAGAQYLQERSWKGAEQRLGEDPVQPAEAGRVGLAWEYANEPLKTDKRDAQAE
- the Nhe1 gene encoding sodium/hydrogen exchanger 8 isoform X2; translation: MTTIRARSVPSCRWSLVIGILLLCDVSQHVSRGENAVNLSTSGIVTENRSVTAASVTDASAVPSVTTNVSVLSHELSSTVRPAIDTSQVVSRNASSTSSTAKPPAPTSAASTARPEDVASHRTTEKSPATSPSPDRNTTDVVPVPSQSPADAANSTNVTASNVTTTTVAPAEPVLPDKGSAEEEHNSSMSIFFVLCVLALGILLIHLMLQTNFQYLPESVVIVFLGAAIGMIINLMSHQNIANWRKEEAFSPTAFFLVLLPPIIFESGYNLHKGNFFQNIGSIMVFAIFGTAISAFVIGAGIYLLGLAQVAYKLSFVESFAFGSLISAVDPVATVAIFHALDVDPVLNMLVFGESILNDAISIVLTTSVLESNNAATTSEAIILGLNRFCLMFFASAGIGVVFALISALLLKHVDLRKNPSLEFGIMLVFTYAPYVLAEGIQLSGIMAILFNGIVMSHYTHFNLSTVTQITMQQTMRTLAFIAETCVFAYLGLALFSFRHRFEPALVVWSVILCLIGRAANIFPLALLVNRFREHQITRKMMFIMWFSGLRGAISYALSLHLDFSDETRHVIITTTLIIVLFTTLIFGGSTMPLLKFLRAEKKPKSNSRRKKKDKEVTLSKTREWGQTIDSEHLSELTEEEMEVSFLQSRIRGFARWDLKFFIPFFTRRFTQQELKDCKSQMTDLTNQWYQAIRISPIESDDEATTASTAQLNLNITGTAKGQPPHGKEKNGRPRHG
- the Nhe1 gene encoding sodium/hydrogen exchanger 8 isoform X1; protein product: MTTIRARSVPSCRWSLVIGILLLCDVSQHVSRGENAVNLSTSGIVTENRSVTAASVTDASAVPSVTTNVSVLSHELSSTVRPAIDTSQVVSRNASSTSSTAKPPAPTSAASTARPEDVASHRTTEKSPATSPSPDRNTTDVVPVPSQSPADAANSTNVTASNVTTTTVAPAEPVLPDKGSAEEEHNSSMSIFFVLCVLALGILLIHLMLQTNFQYLPESVVIVFLGAAIGMIINLMSHQNIANWRKEEAFSPTAFFLVLLPPIIFESGYNLHKGNFFQNIGSIMVFAIFGTAISAFVIGAGIYLLGLAQVAYKLSFVESFAFGSLISAVDPVATVAIFHALDVDPVLNMLVFGESILNDAISIVLTTSVLESNNAATTSEAIILGLNRFCLMFFASAGIGVVFALISALLLKHVDLRKNPSLEFGIMLVFTYAPYVLAEGIQLSGIMAILFNGIVMSHYTHFNLSTVTQITMQQTMRTLAFIAETCVFAYLGLALFSFRHRFEPALVVWSVILCLIGRAANIFPLALLVNRFREHQITRKMMFIMWFSGLRGAISYALSLHLDFSDETRHVIITTTLIIVLFTTLIFGGSTMPLLKFLRAEKKPKSNSRRKKKDKEVTLSKTREWGQTIDSEHLSELTEEEMEVSFLQSRIRGFARWDLKFFIPFFTRRFTQQELKDCKSQMTDLTNQWYQAIRISPIESDDEATTASTAQLNLNITGTAKGQPPHGKEKNGRPRHGAEEDWSD